The segment AGACAAGCAAAAAGGAAGATGCTTGTGGAAAAGCAATGATCGAGAATTAGAACCAGTATAGTAGATCAAACCTATTTAGATATGAGTTACACTGCTCTGCTTTATCTTACTCTATATACATTTATAAAATATGAATATTACAGTTATAGGCGCTTCCTCCGGTATCGGGCTACTGGTAGTGAAACAGGCACTGGATAAGGGCTATCAGGTTACTACATTATCCAGACGAACACAATCCTTACCCGCACATGCTGCGTTGTCAGCGATTAGTGGGAGTGCTACTTCGGTCACTTATGTAAAACGGGCTATTAGCAAGGCAGACGCAGTGATTGTCACCATTGGAAAGAGTTCTGACAAACAACCTTCTCTCTTTTCAGATACAGGCCGGGCACTGATTGCCGCTGCCACTGAATTACACACCCGTGTGCCTTTCCTGGCTATTACGGGATTTGGAGCAGGGGAGAGTCATTCGTACAATCCTTTGTGGGTAAAACTGGTGATGAATACGATACTCAAAAAGGAATATGAAGACAAAACCCGGTTTGAAAAGATGCTGGCAGACAGCTCACTTCGCTGGGAGATTGTACGGCCGGGCCTGCTCACCAACCACTCCTGGACAGGGCAGTATCAGGTGGTACCTGAACTCTACAAAGGAATGAAGGTTAGTCGTATTTCCCGAGCTGATGTGGCTGATTTTCTGCTGCGCCAGGCGGAAAATCCTACACTCCTACACAAGTATGTAGCACTTACCTATTCACGATAATTTTATTTATTCTCACATTTTTCAATTGTAATTCCATGAAAACTGAACGTAACGCTATGCAGGAAATCGATGTACCCTTTATTTTGGAAAGCATCCGTCATACAGGTGATACCTTTTTGCAAACATTTAAACAAAACAATATCCCACAAGATCAGGAAGACCTGATGTCTCAATTTCAGGAAATAGATAAAAAATGTCTGGTGATGTTACAGGATGCCCTAAACCCAATGTATCCGGAGATTCCCTGGGCAGAGGATAGCGAATTTGACTTCGAACAACAAAAGCAACCGCTGGACTTGCCTGAGTTTTGGTTATGCGATTCTATGGATGGGGCTGTACAATATATGCGACACCTTCCGGGCTGGACTATCAATCTGGTATTGGTGAGAGAGGGGCGTCCGTATCTGGCTGTAATTTATGATCCTATGCAACAGGAGATGTACTGGGCTAAAGAAGGAGAAGGTGCCTATCTGAATGGCAAGCCTTTACAAGCGAAAGCGAAAAGCGAACTATGGTTAATGCTGAGTGTATTTGAACATCCTGCTCTTTCAAAAAGTGTAACAGGGCTGAATCACCGAATAGGGGCATCCGTAGAAGAGCTGTTAGACCAGTTTGGTACGGTACGTAATTATGGTCCACATGGTTTGCAGCTAGCCTGGTTGGGTGCCGGACGTATTGATGTGTTTTGTCAGGAAGGGTTGGATACCTACAATTGTCTGCCCGGTATTCTGATTGCCAGAGAAGCAGGTGCGCAGATTTCCACTACCGATGGCCAAGACTGGACCTGGGGCGCGGATAGTTTGTTTGTCGCAGCTCCGGGTGTGCTGGAAAGGTTTCTAAAAAAAGAATCCAACGGTATGCTCTCGTTTTAACCAATCTTGTTTTGGTGACCCTTATCGTGTTCCATATCTTTTCTGGAAATGAAGGTTTTAAAAAGAGAGCACTGGTTCGAACGTCCGTTCGGACCTAAAATGAAAGCAACGTCCGTTGCGTTGGGACAAATTGAGCTATGTTCAGGTTTGTGATAGTACCTAAACAAGGTTTTACCTACCAAAGCAGCGGACGCTCAATGCAGTCAACTTAAGAAAACCACTCAAACTACCTTACCTGTCCTTCTGGAAGAATCTTGTGGCAAGACCGGCGGCCTTTCCGACTAGAGAGTATTTTTTCTCTCAAAAACCAAACGTAGCTCTATTTGTCACAAGATTCTTTCAGAAGGACAATAAAGAAATATGAAAAATAAGAAATAAACTCCCTTACCTTGACAGCATTGAACGGACGCTTACGCCAGAAATTT is part of the Xanthocytophaga agilis genome and harbors:
- a CDS encoding inositol monophosphatase family protein, coding for MKTERNAMQEIDVPFILESIRHTGDTFLQTFKQNNIPQDQEDLMSQFQEIDKKCLVMLQDALNPMYPEIPWAEDSEFDFEQQKQPLDLPEFWLCDSMDGAVQYMRHLPGWTINLVLVREGRPYLAVIYDPMQQEMYWAKEGEGAYLNGKPLQAKAKSELWLMLSVFEHPALSKSVTGLNHRIGASVEELLDQFGTVRNYGPHGLQLAWLGAGRIDVFCQEGLDTYNCLPGILIAREAGAQISTTDGQDWTWGADSLFVAAPGVLERFLKKESNGMLSF
- a CDS encoding NAD(P)-dependent oxidoreductase produces the protein MNITVIGASSGIGLLVVKQALDKGYQVTTLSRRTQSLPAHAALSAISGSATSVTYVKRAISKADAVIVTIGKSSDKQPSLFSDTGRALIAAATELHTRVPFLAITGFGAGESHSYNPLWVKLVMNTILKKEYEDKTRFEKMLADSSLRWEIVRPGLLTNHSWTGQYQVVPELYKGMKVSRISRADVADFLLRQAENPTLLHKYVALTYSR